The Flavobacterium sp. 20NA77.7 genome includes the window ACTTTCGTTTTTGGTTAAAAAAACTTCATAACCACCATATGGTTTATAGTCAATCGTTTTGTCGCCTAAGTTTTTTCGAAGCAATTGCAGTCCTTCGTATCTTTTTTGTATCAATTGGAATACTTCTTCTTCAGAATGTGTTTTTAAGTCGTCAAGAATCTCGGAAATACTGCCAAAACAAGCAAAACCTGCATTTTTTGTGCTTGCTCCTTGGGGTAAAATCCCTTTTTCAAGTACTAAAATTTTGGCAGCAGGGTATTTTTCTCTCAGTCGCAAAGCGGTGTGTAACCCTACAATGCCACTACCCACAATAGTGAAATCTACCTGCGTAAACCAATTTTTAAGTTCCCAATAACTGAGTTGCATGTACATTTATTTAGAATGTAAAAATAAGAATTTGTTTGACGTATCGTATAAAAATACTAAATTGCGTTATCAATAGGGTTTTCTTAAGCAAGCAAAATCAATAAAAGTAGCCAATGATACAATTAAATTTGAAAAAGATTTTTATTATTTTATTTTATTCATGTTTGATAAGTGCACAAAACAACACAAATCAGAATTTAGAAAAAGAACTATTAAAGGTAAAAAATCAAGCCTTTTGTGATTGTTATTATCAAGCTACTACAAATGAACCTGTAAAATATAAAGATGGTTCTACCTACATACAGCTAATAAATTTAAAAGGAGAATATATTTTTCAAAATGAAGATTATTCTAAAATGATAACGGATTGGAATAAAAAAGAGTATAAATCTTATGATTCTAATAATAATTTATATTTAATGAAATGTTTGGATTTTTATAACAGCGAGGAGTTAAAAAAATTTATTAATTCAATAAGAGAGAATGAATTAAGATTAATGAAAAACTAATTTAATCCCCACTGCCTCACGGTTCCTTTCGCGTGGTAACGCAGAAAATAAATTTTGGCAAGATTTAGTTAAAACAATTACAAAACAAAATGGAGAAAATAAAAATAAAAACAGTTTTATATTTATTAGCTTTTATAGGGTCGTTAATAATAGAATATTATCTAATTGGACTATCTTTTTTTGTTTTTTTTGGGAAAAAGAGAACTATTGACTACTCTGGAATTTCTTATTTAGATTATTTGATGATTTTTTTAGATACTTTTGTTTTTGTATTAATTATTATCTTTTTTTATAAGTTTATTAGAAGTACAAAAAAATCTGATAACTTAGATATGTCCTCTAACGGATAGCGACCCCCGCTCCCGCGCGAATCTTTCGCGTGGTTCTAAATAAAAACTGATTTTATTATATTTGATAAAAAATCAGATATGAGTAGAAATTATAAATGCCCGATAGCGCGGATTTGCACACGAACGAAGTGAACTGGTGAAGTAATAGATAGAAAGAAGAAAAATCAAGAAAAAGGACACAACAATTAATCTAAATATAACTATTATGAATTATCTATTAGCATTTTGTAATCTAATTTTAGGCATATATATATTGTATTATGTTTATAAAAAACCTTCTCCTATGTCAAATACAAATTTCAAAGGTTACATCGGAGGTGTTGGTTTTGTTTACGTAGGTATTATGGGGCTTTTGGGTAAAATGGATTTAATTCAAATATTTAAGGATATTTTTAACATAAAATAAATACCCTATAGCGCGGATTTTAATCCGTGCCCACAAAGTGAAAACAAAAAACAGCGACCCTGATGGCGCGGATATGTCATCTAACAGATAGCCCCGCTCCGTAAAGTCGGCAGAATTTGCTGAGGGTTAAACCCTAATAAAACAAACCTAGCTTTTGCTAGACAAATAAAATAACAATGAAAAAAATAGAGTTTTGGGCAAAGGCTTCAAATTATTCAATTGCTATATGCGGTGTAGTTTTGATTGCCAAAATGTTTTTTAGAAAATACCTTGAAAATATTATTGTCCCTGTATTGTTTGTAGGCGGAATTGCATTAATTGTATTCATTTTTTCGGAATTAATGAAGTTTATTTTAAAAAGAAAGGCATGAAAAATTATTGGAAGCGATTTAGCGATTTAGATAAAGGATTAACAGTGTTCTTTATGATTAATCTTTTTTTGGATATTCTCAATAAAAATATTTTAAACTCAGTAATACCGATTGAAATAGTAGGCTATCTGTTTTGGCTTAGTTTGGGATTGTTTTTAGGATTTAAGTTATGCAAATATGAGTATAGTCGCACATTAAGAAAACAATCAGAAGAACAAAAATAATAAAACAAAAAACCAGCATCTCGTGCTGGTTTTTTTATTGTCTTTTATTATTCACTTTTCAATTAGTTATTCTTCCTTGCTCTTATCGCTTTCATCACTAGTGGAAAGGTAGTAATGGCAATGAGTAGTAATACAATAGTTTCAATGTGTTGTTTGAGGTCAATATTAAATTTGGTTAAAAATAAATCATATAAAAAATGACCTGCAAAAACAAGAGAAAATGACCAAAGTAGCGAACTTATAACATTATAAAGCATAAACTTGCTTTTCTTCATGTGTACAATTCCCGCAATAATAGGTACAAATGTTCGTACTACTGGTAAAAAACGGGCAAAAACAATAGCTTTTCCACCATGTCTTTCAAAAAATACTTGTGACTGTTCTAAATATTTTTTCTTAAATAAAAGGCCATCTTTTTTTTGATATAAGCCTCTTCCACTTGTGGCACCAAACCAATATCCGAAAATATTTCCAATAATTGCCGCTAATGCTATGGCTAATGCTACTACGGTAACGTC containing:
- a CDS encoding DedA family protein, coding for MKFNFNTIIQAVETDQKFKWTQLFNPEFYITLEYSGVPIGIYMVLFIVFAETGLFAGFFLPGDSLLFLSGIYAEKLAAPLRFIPDTYSDVTVVALAIALAAIIGNIFGYWFGATSGRGLYQKKDGLLFKKKYLEQSQVFFERHGGKAIVFARFLPVVRTFVPIIAGIVHMKKSKFMLYNVISSLLWSFSLVFAGHFLYDLFLTKFNIDLKQHIETIVLLLIAITTFPLVMKAIRARKNN